Proteins encoded within one genomic window of Nonomuraea gerenzanensis:
- a CDS encoding glycosyltransferase encodes MKVDLISEHADPLAAVGGVDSGGQNVHVAALAVALAERGHTVVVHTRRSCASQPDSVSLAPGVTVEYVPAGPAAPVPKDELPPFMPEFTEWLAARWAADPPDVAHAHFWMSGQAAMRAGASAGVPVVQTFHALGTVKRRWQGAADTSPAHRIETEREIGQRADAVLATCSDEVAELCAMGIPEHRVAVVPCGVDLSAFCPEGPVAPRADGPMVLSIGRMVPRKGVDTVIAALRQIPGANLVIAGGSDADEEALRLRELAEAYGIGDRVHVIGSVPRRHVPALMRSADVLVTVPWYEPFGMVPVEAMACGVPVVASAVGGHLDTVAGCGVLVPPRRPRALARALKDVLGDAERRASLGAAGARRARERYAWPRVAELTEAVYTQVIDGKVCRLAALGG; translated from the coding sequence GTGAAGGTCGATCTCATCTCGGAGCACGCGGACCCGCTGGCAGCGGTCGGCGGCGTCGACTCCGGCGGCCAGAACGTCCACGTCGCCGCGCTGGCCGTGGCCCTGGCCGAGCGGGGGCACACGGTCGTCGTCCACACCCGTCGTTCCTGCGCCTCGCAACCGGATTCGGTGAGCCTGGCGCCCGGCGTCACCGTCGAGTACGTCCCCGCAGGTCCCGCGGCGCCCGTTCCCAAGGACGAGCTGCCGCCGTTCATGCCGGAGTTCACCGAGTGGCTGGCCGCGCGCTGGGCCGCCGACCCGCCGGACGTCGCGCACGCGCACTTCTGGATGAGCGGCCAGGCGGCGATGCGCGCCGGGGCGTCCGCCGGGGTGCCGGTGGTGCAGACGTTCCACGCGCTGGGCACGGTCAAGCGGCGCTGGCAGGGCGCGGCCGACACCAGCCCCGCGCACCGGATCGAGACCGAGCGCGAGATCGGCCAGCGGGCCGACGCGGTGCTGGCCACCTGCAGCGACGAGGTGGCCGAGCTGTGCGCGATGGGGATCCCCGAACACCGTGTCGCGGTCGTGCCGTGCGGGGTGGACCTGTCGGCGTTCTGCCCGGAGGGGCCGGTGGCCCCGCGCGCGGACGGCCCGATGGTGCTGAGCATCGGCCGGATGGTGCCGCGCAAGGGCGTGGACACCGTGATCGCGGCGCTGCGCCAGATCCCCGGCGCGAACCTGGTGATCGCCGGCGGCAGCGACGCGGACGAGGAGGCGCTCAGGCTGCGCGAGCTGGCCGAGGCGTACGGGATCGGGGACCGCGTGCACGTCATCGGCTCCGTGCCGCGCCGGCACGTGCCCGCGCTGATGCGCTCGGCCGACGTCCTGGTGACGGTGCCCTGGTACGAGCCGTTCGGCATGGTGCCCGTGGAGGCCATGGCGTGCGGCGTGCCGGTCGTCGCCTCGGCGGTCGGCGGCCACCTGGACACGGTGGCGGGCTGCGGCGTGCTGGTGCCGCCGCGCCGGCCGCGCGCGCTGGCCAGGGCGCTCAAGGACGTGCTCGGCGACGCGGAGCGGCGCGCCTCACTCGGCGCGGCCGGCGCCCGCCGGGCCAGGGAACGGTACGCCTGGCCGCGCGTGGCCGAGCTGACCGAGGCCGTGTACACGCAGGTCATCGACGGAAAGGTCTGCCGGCTGGCGGCCCTGGGGGGTTGA
- a CDS encoding D-sedoheptulose-7-phosphate isomerase, with protein MDAHLEKLWNTLEKVDDHAVTVRAWGGKLAGVLAAGGRLLACGNGGSAAEAQHLTAELVGRFRDDRQPYAAIPLHADGSSLTAIANDFGADEVYARQVRAHGRTGDVLLCLSTSGGSPNVLAAAAAAQEAGLVAWAMTGPAPNPLAGLCDEAVTIPGETATVQEVHLALIHLLCDAVEEAL; from the coding sequence ATGGATGCTCATCTGGAGAAGCTCTGGAACACCCTGGAGAAGGTCGATGACCACGCGGTCACCGTCCGGGCCTGGGGTGGCAAGCTGGCCGGCGTGCTGGCCGCCGGAGGCAGGCTGCTGGCCTGCGGCAACGGGGGATCCGCTGCCGAGGCGCAGCATCTGACGGCCGAGCTGGTCGGCCGGTTCAGGGACGACAGGCAGCCGTACGCGGCGATCCCGCTGCACGCCGACGGCTCGTCACTGACGGCGATCGCCAACGACTTCGGCGCCGATGAGGTCTACGCCCGCCAGGTGCGCGCGCACGGCCGCACCGGAGACGTGCTGCTGTGCCTGTCCACCAGCGGCGGCAGCCCGAACGTGCTGGCCGCCGCCGCGGCGGCGCAGGAGGCCGGGCTGGTGGCCTGGGCCATGACGGGCCCCGCCCCTAACCCGCTCGCCGGGCTGTGCGACGAGGCGGTGACCATCCCGGGTGAGACCGCCACCGTGCAGGAGGTGCACCTGGCGCTGATCCACCTGCTGTGCGACGCCGTAGAGGAGGCGCTGTGA